A portion of the Salmo trutta chromosome 1, fSalTru1.1, whole genome shotgun sequence genome contains these proteins:
- the LOC115207135 gene encoding myeloid-associated differentiation marker-like protein 2 has protein sequence MDPQGGHYLNKAAVLSPLGAARMLQLLLGCTIIALVAHSAGYNHAYGIYCMFVWCFCFAMTLLVFTMDVTRLPCCMPISWDNLTVAFAMLATLMYVAASVVYPVYFLHSQCSKSEGGCEVRNYRIAVTVCSSFCCFAYAAEVFLTRAKPGRVVGYMATMSGLLKVVQAFVACIIFGALANGSEYNRHIPTHYCVVVYSLCFSITVVVIAVTVSGKASALPLRFPFDRFVIIYTFLAMLLYLSAALVWPIFSFDRKYGTPGRPDGCPWENCPWDSKLVVAVFTHVNMVLYFSDLIYSQRIRFVSHSAA, from the coding sequence ATGGACCCCCAAGGCGGCCACTACCTGAACAAGGCGGCGGTGCTGTCTCCTCTAGGAGCGGCCCGTATGCTCCAGCTCCTCCTGGGCTGCACCATCATAGCCCTGGTAGCCCACAGCGCCGGATACAACCACGCCTATGGTATCTACTGCATGTTTGTGTGGTGCTTCTGCTTCGCCATGACCCTGCTGGTGTTCACCATGGATGTGACACGCCTCCCCTGCTGCATGCCCATTTCCTGGGACAACCTCACCGTGGCGTTCGCCATGCTCGCCACACTCATGTATGTCGCCGCCTCCGTCGTCTACCCCGTCTACTTCCTGCACTCTCAGTGCTCCAAGTCCGAAGGGGGCTGCGAGGTGCGCAACTACCGCATCGCTGTCACCGTGTGCTCCAGTTTCTGCTGCTTCGCCTACGCGGCTGAGGTGTTCCTGACCCGGGCCAAACCCGGCCGTGTGGTGGGCTACATGGCCACCATGTCAGGCCTGCTCAAGGTGGTCCAGGCCTTTGTGGCCTGCATTATATTCGGGGCCCTGGCCAACGGCAGCGAGTACAACCGCCACATCCCCACTCATTACTGCGTGGTGGTCTACAGCCTGTGCTTCTCCATCACCGTGGTCGTGATCGCTGTGACCGTGTCGGGAAAAGCCTCGGCTCTGCCCCTGCGTTTCCCCTTCGACCGCTTCGTGATCATCTACACGTTCCTGGCGATGCTGCTGTACCTGAGCGCCGCCCTGGTGTGGCCCATCTTTAGCTTCGACAGGAAGTATGGCACGCCGGGTCGCCCCGACGGCTGTCCCTGGGAGAACTGTCCCTGGGACAGCAAGCTGGTGGTGGCGGTGTTCACCCATGTCAACATGGTGCTGTACTTCAGTGACCTAATCTACTCCCAGAGGATCCGCTTTGTCTCCCACTCCGCTGCTTGA